The nucleotide window TTATCTCGAATAAATGTAAGGCCTACTACACATATTTTCCCACGGAACAGGAAAGTCTACATCACCTGCTAAACACTCTACACTGATTAACTCTTCAGAGAAGTCAGTACTCATTTTGGTAAGCTGGAAACAAAACTGACAAGGCAAAGTAGAAGCAGCAAAGTAGGTATGTTAAAGCTTACACCAATAGAATCATTTTCGACTTCATCACATTAAatgaacaagcaaaaaaaaacaaaaaaaaaaacaaacaaaaaaaaccaccagtcCTTCATACAAGGAACACCGGAGGTAGGTATGGAAGCAGATGAAAAGATCAGTTGTTGTTTGCTATTTattggggtttgggtttttttgttgttgttgttttttgttttgttttttaatcatgtaTCATTCATATTTCGTTCTTAAGTTATTGATGTAATACAGCAGTAGTGTGCGGTGTGCGCGCGAGATGTTTTCGTTTCGTTGATATAGGATTTAAGGTGGGGGTTataagttgttgcttttttttttttcttttcttttttcttctttttctttggtttgtttgtttgtttaatggggtttgtttgtttgttttttcccttttttttcccttttttttttttttttttttttttttgttagtttgttgttactgttattttcCTTGGTAATAACAGGATCGGtaggattataaaaaaaatttttaaatgacaGACATTTTTTTGTTAGTGGcgcaagaaggggggggggagagagacaaagcatGTCTActgatttcagaaaaaaacccctcggagggacgggggaggtagggggcggtaggaaggggaggttggggggggagggggggactcttGAAATGAAAAATGATACATCTTTCATATAACTGAAACAAACTCTGCGACACTGCGTGGCACTTTGCTCACAAGCAATTACAAAGACCCAAGACCACATGGTCAGTCGACAGAGAGGGGATAATATAATACATTTTggttgggaagaagaaaaagtattgCTAGTTAAATCACCAAATAAATGACTTAGTCTCGTTTATTGTATGGATGGATatttcacttaaaaaaataaaataaaataaaataaaataaaaagtaaataggACTATTcgcatgaaaagaagaaaagaaattaattgGACTCAGTCAAAGTACTTTGTTTGTCGAGGTATACAATGAGAATGTGCTGACCACGGAACTGTGAAGAcaaagcattctctctctctctctctctctctctctctctctctctctctcttatcatctttatctccatcacacacacacacacacacacacacacacacacacacacacacacacactcatttacccatacacacaaacacacgcgtataCTCATAaaatactcatacacacagacaaatacacacacattcacacacacacacacacacatacacaaaaaacacacatactcatacacacaaatactcacacactcatacacacacaaacacacacacacacacacacacacacacacacacacacacacacacacacacacacacatgcatacgcactactactactactactacatactaCACACAAGCCATGTTCTAAcaaaaccacaccaacaacaacaacaacaacgacataatTCTCTCCTCAGTGTAAAACCTTTAATGTtccagaacagacagaacaaccAGAATCAGATaccgaaaaaaaaatcagattaaaaaaaacaaaacaaaacaaaaaaaaacagggatgGAAGGGCAGTATAAACAGTGCCCATTtacatataatgattattatattcatttatatgtatgtatgtatgtatatatatataccagaccTACAGACTCGGTGCCAGACACACACGGGTGCTGATCGCACCACAGCAGAGTGGTCATTGCTATGCCTAAGGAGATAATGATCGTGATCGACAATTTACCGTACATAGAGCTctaccagagagaaaaaaaaaacagtatcagtatcagtacagcAATGTaaaagcccctctctctctctctctctctctctctcacacacacacacacacacacacacacacacacacacacacacacacacacacaatcatcagtaTAGTATTGCttttgataaaaataaaacagaatgacaAATCAAGTTACAGGGAAAAGAAACATGGAAAACAGGAAAACGCAAGTTGAAATTATTACTGATAAAGTTTACATGGCAAGCCTGTGTGATATAATTTGgtttgtatgatgatgatgatgatgatgatgaatcattgCCAGAATCAGTTACACATACATGTCAGTGCGCGCGCACGTTAAGACGACTCGCGcgcgccaaaaaacaaaaaaacagaaaaatcaaaataaaatcgtGCAAACCTGTAATACGCATACTAAAAGcaacgagctctctctctctctctctctctctctctctcagccacacgTATTGAACAAGTCTCAAGTCTATACTTTAGTCTCCGaacagaaaacaaatataattatgGCAGTATTattttacacatttttttttcgctCTTGAAAATACCAGAAagtacaataacaaaaaacaaacccaaacataaaaattaaaacaacaacaaagtattcgCTTTAGGATGATCCTGTTCTAACAATTCAAGACCGAAACCAAATCTGGAACAAACAAAATCCATTCTGCCCCCTGACAAGGGTATGAAATaattggggaaagagagagggggagggtgaaaaGGTCaggaaaaaatcaaaaccaaaacaggCGCTTTTGCACACTATGTATAGCTGACTGCCGAGGGATCGTTTCCGTGCGCAAACAGTAgaactttctttgtctctctctttaatcacCAGTGTTCATCTTCGTCCAAGAAACACTATCCTATACTTCTGTTCATCTAAAATTAAAacaacacaccccctcctcctcctcttcttcctccaccttcctcatCATCTTTCCCTTGCTTTTCACGTTACACCAACTAGGAATTTGAACACCGTCTGTGTCTGCTCAGTTACGGTCATACATAgattcataatcataatcattgatAAACAACCCAGGTTCAGACAGTGCCACATAAGCAATCCTTTtgttttctaaaaagaaaaacgaatcataaaaaaaatgttctaAAATATAAACACAGCAGATGCATACCcaatctttaaaaaacaaaaaggcaaCCACCAAAATAAAATTGTAAAGCGCCACAACCCCACCTGTGATTTTTTTTCGCTTACATAatatttgtatataaaaaaacatatttaaaaaaaaactatatataaaaaaaaaagaagaagaaagatcaacAGTTCGTGTTCGCATTTTTGTCATTCACGTccatattcttctctctctttttttttttttaaattttattttattttatttcccctTGCAATCCAATGTCATTTCACAGACTATCCATAGTTTCAGGATgagtgtttgatgttgttgttgttgttgttgttgttgtgtgtgtgtgtgtctgtgtgtgtgtgtgtgtgtgtgcgtcattgttttgttttccgcCAGTTCACCATTAAATATCTGCGTGCAGAAAAGCCAAAAAATTGGAATAAATAATCAGAAAGCCTCAACAAAAGCATGAAATTCAAACTCAATCAAAAGAGACATTTACATCTTGCTTTGTAGTGCTAACAATCATCTATCTTCTTATTTATTATAGATtttacgccccacccccacccccacccactcccccaccaacacGATGCAAATATCAGACTCTACaaccttaaaacaaaacaaaacaaaacaatgaaatacaattTTCAGCTTCGTCGGTTGCCAACAGTAAGAAGTCATTGATATTGAATTTCCGCAGAGAAAGACGTGGGAAATACCAAAACGAATttagaatgaacacacacacacacacacacacacacacacacacacacacacacacacacacacacacacacacacacacacacacacacacacacgcacacacacactacgtgatTTCAGGCAGTGACAATGCATCGCTTGTCTTGTTTTCAAGTTCTaagttgggttggtttgtttgttttttgtttcttcttcttcgtcttcttttcttcatcttcttcttcctcctcctccttctcttcctaagTTAGTCGCAACACTGTCAATGCTTCATCACTCCAGTAACAACCAACGGTGGTGATCACCACACAGACATGACGACGTAACGATCAATCAATAACTGCACAACTCTTTCtcgctttggtttttgttttgttttgtgttttttttcccccagctaaGCAACAGTTGTACCCGAGTTATTAAAAGCGCACAAgtcggttatatatatatatatatatatatatatatatatatatatatatatatatatatatatatatatatatatatatatatatatcgtgatcATTGTCTTTAAAGACATATTAttatattaaaatttttttttttttttttaagtcggggATGACGAAGAAGATAACACAGACTAATCTGACAAGTTCCGTTGCGATTAAAAAGTACTAATAATGacaatggaatttaaaaaaaataataaaatatatatatatatatatatcaatattaaatcactcactcacaaggACTgaccataaccccccacccccacccctccccctcgtaCCCGAacccccacctccgaccccctTCTTCACACACCATATTTGTCTTTGTTGAAGAACAACAAACAGATATGGTgctggaaggagaaggaggaggaggagaagggtggaaggagggtgagagggcagggcggcgtggaggggggggggtggcagcgggggggtgggggggggcaaatgACGAGGGAGGAGAGAATAATAATgacaactattattattattattacattatgatgatgatcaagacATGAGTGTTGAAggggtgatgatgaagacaagaaTGGGATTTATGGGGATTAGCACCACCACAAAAATCCCTAATCtcatccctcactcccccccaccccccaccccctttccctcccagCTCTCAACGCTCTCATCATCTCTTGTGAACTAAGAAAACCCAACACCCACATAATTAAGTCATTCATTATCATCaagaaaagtaaaacaacaacaacaacaacaacaaccgaaaaaaaaaaaaaaagagtcaatccaaacacaatcaaaaacaaaatcatcataatcaataataacatgaaacaaacaagtaaaacaaaccaaaaaaaaaaaaaaaaatcctccacggAAGAAATGTGGCCAAGCAGATCGAGGCCAAGAAGCACCACCATAGTTCGTCACCACTTCATGGATCATGTCTttggtgaaagaaaaaaatacacacacacacacacacacacacaaatacaccatgccaccagctggaaaaaaaaacaaacaaaaaaaaaacaaacttgctgctgctgctactgcttctgctcctcctcctcctcatcttcctcttccttcaacATGTCCGACTACCATTTGATAGGTAGCCTCGAAGGCTGGAGGgaataggagggagggagggagatagggagggaggttGAGGAGGGGGTTGTAGGAGTTAGTGAAATGTTTTGCACctaccatacaccacacactcccacccctcctcctcttcctcctcctcctcctcctcctctctacgaATCCAgatacttcaacaacaacaacaacaacaacaacaaaaacaaagtgagtcagttCCTTTCTGGTTGGCTAGATCCTATGGGCGGGGCTGGTCCAGAAAAAATCGCGCCACATACACATCCAGCTTACAAGAAACAAgaactttattattttttttttttaaaggaggataGTAGCAgcacacccctcaaaaaaaaaaaaaaaaaaaaaaagtgctgtcaCAAATTAGGCCACCCACTcattaaggaagagagagagagagaaaaaaaaaaacacccaaaaaacctcTCCCTCAACAcggaccaccaccatcaccatcatcatcatcgtcatcgtcatcatcatccttccttCACCACACTttgtaaaacaaaagcaaaaaaaaaaaccataaaaaaaccaaacaaacaaaattaaaacccAACAACTTCCCTAGCAACGTCACAATCTTTGCAGAGGCGCTGCTTGGatatgaatgttttgttgtttgtttgtttgtttgttttcagaaggtgtggatggagagggagagggagggggtggggtcaaagggggttggggggggggtggggaggggagtcaaAACGTGGTGCAGCAGAAGAAgatcgaggggaggggggggggacagtccgTGGAGAGGGATAACTTTgggatagggggggggaggggtcaaaaaacccaaacaccatccaatcagtggctggtggtggtggtagtggtggtggtggtgacagaccaCACTGCTCACCACGGGGCCTGACGTCACGTGTACTGCACGACggtgggcgggtggtggtggtggccggtgAGCGACGCCAGGTGGCTGAGCGAGGTGATgggcgagtggtggtggtgggggtgggggtggtgggggtgggggtggtccgACACGGACACGGGGACCCCGCCTCCACCACCAGCCGCCGCAGCCATGCTGACCCCGGCGTTCTGACAGACGTACCACTCGGCCAGGTTGGGAGGGTGGCCCAGCAAGggcggcggcggaggaggaggcggtggtgggggtggggcagctgGGTGCTGGGAGttgtgggagaggtgggaggcggcgttggagtggtggtgggggtggtgcgggtgagggtggtgggccGGGTGGTGGGTCGTGTAGTGGCCGCCGGCCACCACCGCTGGCGGGGAGCCCAGGCTGAGCCCCATCAAcgctgaagacgacgacgacgacgaggaggaggtggacgatgaagaaccccctcctcctccgcctcctcctccacctccaccacctcctgcgctgttgttgttgttgttgttgttactactactgctgctgttgttgttgttgttgttgctgctgctactgcttcctcctcctcctcctccacctcctcctcctcctgcactgcTACCTCCGTTGGATCCCAACCCCAATCCACCAGACTCCCTAGACCCCACTCCCACGCTGCGATGACTCCCGCCACCACCGCCGCTGCTGCTGACGATGGTGGGTGCCGCGGACGAAGCAGGTGGCGTCGGTGTGGGGGGGCTGGTGACCAAGGTGGGCGGAGGACTTTGGGCAGGGTTGCTGTCGGAGCTGGGGCTCTCCGGGTCCGAGTCGTAGCCGTCGCCGTCTCCTGGGATCGGAGAGGTCTTCCCGTGCACCTTCATGTGCTTGCGCAGCGAGGACGGGTGCGTGTACGACTTGTCGCAGCCCTTCACCTTGCAGTTGTACGGCTTGTCCGACGTGTGCACGTGCGAGTGCTTCTTGCGGTCCGAGCTGTTGGCGAAGCGACGGTCGCAGCCCTCGAACTCACACTTGAACGGTTTCTCTcctgcaaaaaaacaaagagaaaggaggagagagagagagaaaaaaaaaaggggggattaattgtttattcattttttgtactttttttttcttcattattcattttcaAAGCATAATAACCTAACCCAACtaaaaaccaaccagccaaacaaacaaaaaacgaacaaacaacttTACCACTGTTGCCACTcttttcaggaaaaaaacaacaacaacaacaacaaactttgacCCCTCTGTAAAATTATTTTTATctgtaacactaacacacacacacacacacacacacacacacacacacacgaacacatgcacacacacacacgaacacacgcacacacaacgagggagagagagagagagagcactactaAAAGTACCACCAACAAATGCAATTGTATGTTCAaataaggaaaaaacaaaactctAACTCACTGACgcagcaaaaagagagagagagggggggggggggggagaaagaaaaaaagaaagaaagaaagaagaaagcaaggcgTTTGCTTCAAGTACAATGaacacagaacaagaacaagaaaagttaTCTCCCATatccacacacagaaagaaatctGATCAACGTCTGCGCTGGCTTctagcaggaaaagaaaaagaagaaaaaaaagaaaaaaaaagaaaggcccaGAAAATAAAGATGAGacatagaaaacaaagaaaacgccAAACAAAGTGAGATGGATAAGGACAACAGGCGAATAGTGGGAAGGAGACATGGACTTATCATATCGagtagtgtccccccccccccccccccaaaaaaaaaaagaaaaaaaaaagtgaaccgctttttgacaagtattttctcagtgatatagagaaaccgaattcattgaaaaattttcacacagtaacctcaggatatcatcaacaagtctgcaaaatatcttaaAAGTTCGTacacaaattatgcgagtattgtcaaattcaaaacagcatgtccgTAAAAAGGGAGAGGGATGCTTCTTGAGAATGTGAATGTCAGCCAACAAGAAGGAaaggagacgggggtgggggagggagaggtgcggtgagggggtgggtgtcggggggggggggtggaggaaccAGACTGACTAGCAATCACGAAACAGCACAAATCATAACAAAATCAGACAGACGCCACTGTCAGTCATCTCTCAGCCCTCCGATTTGCGACAGAACCACTAccaaccactaaccaccaccaccacctccaccacctactCCCAAGGGACCTttcaccgtccccccccccccccccccccccccacccgacgtgtctccctactcccctctcccaccacctccccatcaccaccaccaccaccaccacacgcacttGCACCCATCACTCAGATTTCGTCCCTTaactccctacccctctcctcctcctcctcctcctcctcctcccttgagCTTTCACTGCGTTTCCCTTTCTGACGGCTCTTCAAGGACCAGAGAACTCAGCAGTGGTCCGCTCCGCAGACAgggggcacagcacagcacagcgcagcgcagcacagcacagcacagcagcactcttGGTGTTAACGCTTTTGTTGTCTACCGCTAATATCACCTCAGCGCCATCCTGGGtagtcggggagggggagggggggctgggcggggggctgagtgggggggggggcggtcgcgGGGGCACGGAGAccgtagggggcggggggagctaGCTGGTGGTCACGCCAACCTAGCTTCTCCaaagatggacggacggacggttgGACGGTCAAATTCTCATTGCTCATCGCTCTGCAgaccctgtcactctctctctctctctctctctcatcaaacgAGCTGTCAGCTCGCTCGACACAACGACGGCAGTACCACTTAATCTGCGATCATttatccccttccccttccccctcccccctaatgtcctccctagagagagagacagagaggagggagagagagagagagagacccttccATCCATACCAAGCCTCAGGCTGGAAGTGGAGGggcgtgggtggggtgtgtggagaggggttatacaggaaagaggcagggCTGCTTTCTGCCTGCTGCTAAACGTTCCGCGTGGCTGCCAGACTGACCATGATACCATGTTCTtgcaggaggggggcggggagcggggggggggggggggggggggttctatacCACCCACTAAGGGatgttgtgaaggactgtcaacagcatctatctatctatctatctatctatctatcctgtcCATGCAGCTTGCCGACAATATGCATGAACGAACAGTGGAAAAGTCCGACGAGCGACACGCGGAGTTCCATGGCGAAAACTCcctttctatctgtatctgtatctgtttctgtctgtctgtctgcctctctgtgtgtctatcagtctggtctctctctctctctctctctctctctctctctctctctctctctctctctcttgaaagcaTACGTTTGTCTATCGGCTACATATAATAAGGGTATCATAAATTATGAGTTTCTTTCCTAGAGAAAGaacagggggacgggggggggggggggaactgagcaggtaggtgtgtgtgtgagagagagagagagagagagagagagacagacagacagacagacagacaaagagacagacagtcggaaACACAAACAGTCGGATAGTCAGAAACAACGAGTGTAAAAGCTAGCGTGGAGTGGTATGGGGGAATGGTTGAACAAATTTTCTTAATTAATGTAATGATTCCAACCCTGGAAACACTTGCACATTGACtccaaacctgtgtgtgtgtgtgtgtatgtgtgttacaccTACCAGCTCagtttcctatcccccccccccgcccctctcaccccccctttctctctacagGAAAGATAATTCACTGTCCCCGCCCTTCACtatcccctccctcaaacacacagtccGACCACCCCCTtcccgggcagagagagag belongs to Babylonia areolata isolate BAREFJ2019XMU chromosome 13, ASM4173473v1, whole genome shotgun sequence and includes:
- the LOC143288718 gene encoding uncharacterized protein LOC143288718; amino-acid sequence: MMINPFMETPAHLPPGALKLSPPHGLGDAAGVGVGVGMGLHAGHAQANAAAQFTSQPNGYGMAAHHHHHAHSQISPYAARDLLMRRAEMGFGMGSAEAGGTPPHPAAAGIFTSATAGLHAAHHPAAEPHASNPLLFSGLHHESAAAAAAHAAAAGSTATAMNTHNMFGYSAAAAARDGFNQMGPPRADHPSHHHPFPSHPHLTSMNMGHPGRMNMAHHHPHHPGHAGAFYPIFRGHHAIKQEHTCLWIDQDLPEPRKPCNKIFNTMHEIVTHITVEHVGGPEQANHSCYWQGCVRDGRPFKAKYKLVNHVRVHTGEKPFPCPFPGCGKVFARSENLKIHKRTHTGEKPFKCEFEGCDRRFANSSDRKKHSHVHTSDKPYNCKVKGCDKSYTHPSSLRKHMKVHGKTSPIPGDGDGYDSDPESPSSDSNPAQSPPPTLVTSPPTPTPPASSAAPTIVSSSGGGGGSHRSVGVGSRESGGLGLGSNGGSSAGGGGGGGGGGGSSSSSNNNNNNSSSSSNNNNNNNSAGGGGGGGGGGGGGGSSSSTSSSSSSSSSALMGLSLGSPPAVVAGGHYTTHHPAHHPHPHHPHHHSNAASHLSHNSQHPAAPPPPPPPPPPPPLLGHPPNLAEWYVCQNAGVSMAAAAGGGGGVPVSVSDHPHPHHPHPHHHHSPITSLSHLASLTGHHHHPPTVVQYT